TTCGTTGCAAGTTGCAGGCGACGACGCCGCACCCAAAGGTCATAGGTTGTGCCTCGCATGCAGTCCACACTCCAGAGTGTCTCTGCCACACAGTCCGCTGTGCCGTTGTCGGATGGATGTGTGTCATCAAAAATTTAACTACTCGGAGACGTATCCTCATTCTGTCTTTCCTCTGTCTTTCTGCACAGCTATCGCCTCGCTTCTGAGAAAATGGAATCGTCCATTAAGCTTAAGGACAACAACTCCAATCCGAGCAGCAATTCGAATGGCAACAatggagcagcaggagcaggagcatcAGCCGGCGgcgggggcagtggcagtggcgtcTGCGTATCGAGCATCTGCAGCAGCGATAGCTTCAGCATCATGCCACCGCCGCATCATGAGCTGGTCAGCGCTAACAGCATCGAGCTGAATGCGGCCGCCTCCTTGAGCGATGACAGCGGTGTGCCATTGACCACCAATAGCTCCATATCCAGCGGTGATTCCTATCGCATTGGAATGTGCAAATTCGAAATTGAGGTGAGATCCGTTCAGCTTTTATCCTTTCAATCGAACGTGTAAATGTATAACCCTTCTGTTTGCTCCTGTTCCTTTCAGATGGTGGAAAGCGACGGCGAGGTCTCACAATTCGATTCGCTGGACAATTGCTCGGAGGGTGGCATGAGTGCTGAGAACTTTAATACGCTGAAAAAGGGTCCATTGGCACCCATTGATCCGCCGCCCGAGTTCCAGGACTCGCCGCAGACAACGCTAGTGCGTTCCATCTCCAAGAATATTGTCAATAGCCTGCGGCGTTGGACCTCGTCGCAGTCATCGTTTGAGCATCTGAAAGATGATGTGACGACCAGCACCAAAGTGGCAGTAGAGCCCCCAACAAAGACTGcggctgctgtggctgtggcagtggcagtgatGGCGCCGCCAGAGCAAACCCAAGCAAAGATCTGCCAAATGGAGGTGATGGAGAGCACCCATTTGAGCCTCAAGGAGTCGTACGCCATCAATAAGCATCTGTATGTGAGCGATTCGATACTGAATAGCCACACGGACAACATCTACGACGAGCCCAACAATATTATCAGCAGTTCGTTGGGCAACAGCGTGGATCTTCTGGAGGATGAGGGCTGCTCCGATCAGAGCAGCTGCTCGCCACTGCCCTCACCGCCGCCGCCCGTCTCCATCATCAAGATCAAGCAGACACTGTGCCCCTACTATCAGGATCATACGCGCTACTTCAAGGCCATACCCACGGAGCAGGACAGCATTGCGAGTGCCAAGGCGGCGGCAGCCGCCGCCTCCCAGCAGCGTTTCAATTTCAATGCTGCCGGTCTCTCGGAAATCCATGATTACGATTTGTATTACGGAGCTCGGAGGCAGCCGCCGTCTGACAACAGCAGTTTGAGCTTGCAGCGACGGCAGGCCAGCCTCTACAGCCCCCTGGGTGGGCATACGAGCCACTGTCActaccacaacaacaacaacaacagcaccagcagcagccaggggCACTACAACCACCCGTACAACAGCCATCCGCATCATCAtcaccaccatcatcactaCAGCGGTGGGACTGCTGCCTCCAGCCACGGGCATGGGCAGCGGCCGAACTCGAGGAATTCCCTCAATAGTCGCCTGAGCAGCTCGCACAATTCCCTGAACGTTTCGTCGGCGAATAAGCCCGATGATTCCATCTTTATAACGCAGGCCATGTCCCACGATGCGTTGTTTACACGCGAGATATCTGACTTCTATAATGTGCCCATCGATTCGGATATTTATGCGTTTCCCGTGGACATGatcgagcagcagcagcagcaactagagaaggaaaaggaaaaagagAAAGAGCGGCAGGTGACGGCAAACGCAGTGGCAGGAacaggagctggagcaggagccCCCACTTACCACAAGGCGGCCAGCAGAAGGAATAAACGCAACAAACGCAAGCAGCGACACGGAGGAACGACTGCTGCGGGGGCGGGGACTGAGACGAGCGATGGGGATGGGGAAAAGTCAGGGAAACATGGAAAATATCGCACCCCAgtggggctggggcagggACAGTGCCAGGGACAAACGAGCGAGTCATCGGAGCCACTGCACATGACCCTCGACGAAGTGAAGCAATTCTATCACACACTCTACTCGGACGCGGGCAAATCCTGTGCATCCtcgggcggcggcggcggcggcagcggggGACCCAACAAACCGATGATGGTCAAGTCCAGCAACGAGACTATCTGGAGTGTATCCACGGCCACAACGAATGCCACAACGACCACGGCGCGAACGCGCAGCAGTGTTGGCACCTCGAATCGTTCGACAAACGCTGCGGGCGCTGGCGGGGGTGGCTCTGCCAGCGATGGCGGCAAGTATCTGAGCAAACAGAGCAAACACAATCTGGACAATGATAAgctcaacaacaacaacaacaataataacCAGCAGACGCCcacgcaacagcaacagcagcagcagaacctgcaacagcagcagcaacagtcaTCGGAGAAGCCGCCCGCGGGGGAGCTGCAACTGCAGCTACAGATGCaacaccaccagcagcagcatccgaACAATAAGCATGTGGTGCACTCGGAAAAGAAGTCACAATTTACGCTTAATCTCAAGCAAAAGTTCTGCAGCATCTTTCGCTTTCGTCGGAATCATCATAGTCGTTGTCGCGCCGCAGCCGCCTCTGTGGCGGCGGCGAATGCGGCTGCAAATGCGAGTGCCACGAATGCCGCATTGGCTGTGGAAGCaactgctgtgg
The Drosophila miranda strain MSH22 chromosome XL, D.miranda_PacBio2.1, whole genome shotgun sequence genome window above contains:
- the LOC108164082 gene encoding uncharacterized protein LOC108164082 codes for the protein MESSIKLKDNNSNPSSNSNGNNGAAGAGASAGGGGSGSGVCVSSICSSDSFSIMPPPHHELVSANSIELNAAASLSDDSGVPLTTNSSISSGDSYRIGMCKFEIEMVESDGEVSQFDSLDNCSEGGMSAENFNTLKKGPLAPIDPPPEFQDSPQTTLVRSISKNIVNSLRRWTSSQSSFEHLKDDVTTSTKVAVEPPTKTAAAVAVAVAVMAPPEQTQAKICQMEVMESTHLSLKESYAINKHLYVSDSILNSHTDNIYDEPNNIISSSLGNSVDLLEDEGCSDQSSCSPLPSPPPPVSIIKIKQTLCPYYQDHTRYFKAIPTEQDSIASAKAAAAAASQQRFNFNAAGLSEIHDYDLYYGARRQPPSDNSSLSLQRRQASLYSPLGGHTSHCHYHNNNNNSTSSSQGHYNHPYNSHPHHHHHHHHYSGGTAASSHGHGQRPNSRNSLNSRLSSSHNSLNVSSANKPDDSIFITQAMSHDALFTREISDFYNVPIDSDIYAFPVDMIEQQQQQLEKEKEKEKERQVTANAVAGTGAGAGAPTYHKAASRRNKRNKRKQRHGGTTAAGAGTETSDGDGEKSGKHGKYRTPVGLGQGQCQGQTSESSEPLHMTLDEVKQFYHTLYSDAGKSCASSGGGGGGSGGPNKPMMVKSSNETIWSVSTATTNATTTTARTRSSVGTSNRSTNAAGAGGGGSASDGGKYLSKQSKHNLDNDKLNNNNNNNNQQTPTQQQQQQQNLQQQQQQSSEKPPAGELQLQLQMQHHQQQHPNNKHVVHSEKKSQFTLNLKQKFCSIFRFRRNHHSRCRAAAASVAAANAAANASATNAALAVEATAVAAEGQDQESSPAAVTATPATAPGESSSDEGLKKFQSRALPPLPKKAAAYAIDEAVEQPEQEDQQQKKQPGGQEPRALQFTSSIEKVKDYGWYWGPLSGEAAEKVLSNEPDGSFIVRDSSDDHYIFSLSFKLNNCVRHVRIEQDQGTFSFGSYAKFKSQTITEFIEKAVEHSRSGRYLFFLHRRPEHGPMRVQLTNPVSRFKHVQSLQHMCRFVILKAVIRKDLIQTLPLPRRLLDYLNYKHCYSEQVESDSSHSQISGDGTM